Within the Nitrosococcus wardiae genome, the region TTGAGGAAATGATCTGCTCTCAAGGGGAAATACCTCGGGGCAGAACGACGGTGGTTATTGGCGGACCCGGGGCAGGTAAAACGGTTTTTGCGCTCCAAACCGCTGTCAATGGTATTCGACAATGGGGAGAACCAGCCATTTTTGTCTCCTTTGAAGAGGCCTCGAGCCGAATCCGAACCTATATGCGCCATTTTACTTGGGAGAGTGAGACCTTATCTGAATGGGAGCTGTGTTTTGTGGATGCCCGTCTGCCGCCAGATGCCGTTCAGTCAGGGAGTTTCGATCTGCTGGGTCTATTAACGATGGTGCACGCCAAAGCTCGAGAAATTCGTGCTCGCCGGGTTATTATCGATGGGATCGATGCCCTGCTGAGTCTGCTGGAAAATGCGGCCCAGGAACAAGGCGAATTACTCCGGCTGCAGCAATGGATGGAAAGTGATGAACTGACCTGTCTCATGACCAGTAAGACCTTATTCGCCAATCCGCGCCATAGGCAACGCTACGAATTTCTCAATTACTTATCGGATTGCCTCATTATGCTGGAGAGCGAGGTCCATAGAAGCCTGCATTCACGCACCCTTCACATTGCCAAGTACCGGGGCTCGGGGTATTTGACGAATAAATTTCCGGCTCTCATCAATACAACCGGATTCAATGTGGTCGTGGCTGGTACTTTGGAACTGAGTTATCCAGTCTATGAGGAGCGGGTCTCCTCCGGGATTGGACGCTTGGATGATTTACTTCGTGGCGGATATATCCAGGGGTCGAGTATCCTGGTCTCTGGTTCGCCGGGGACAGCCAAGACCACCTTAGGGGCCGCGTTTGCGGAATCGGCCTGCCAGCGGGGTGAGACGGTGGTCTTGGTGAGCTTTGATGAGGGTAGCGAGCGCATTGTCGCCAATATGCGCTCTATTGGGATCGAACTTGGCCAGTCAGGCCATTTACAGATCGCCTCGTTGCGTGCTGGTAACTACAGCCCTGAAGCGCATTATGTGGCTATCCACCAATTAATTTTGGAAAGAGCGCCTCGTTTCCTCATCCTGGATCCTATTTCTGCTCTCCTGGGAAAAGGCTATCTGTTTGGTGAAGAAATCTGTGGTGATTTATTGGTGTTTGCCAAATCCCGTGGGATCACTTTGCTTTGCACCTCTTTGTTGGAGGATACGGCCCACCAAGAGGAAAGCACCGCCAGCCGTATTTCCACCATGGCGGATACCTGGATCCACCTCGCTTACCTAGCCCGGGGGGGGAGCGTAATCGCACCCTGACCATTGTCAAATCCCGAGGCACGGGCCACTCCAATCAAGTGCGTGAGCTGGTGCTTACCGATCAAGGCGTGCAGTTAGTCGATGTCTATAGTGCTGAAGGGGAGGTGCTTTTGGGTTCGGCCCGGGCGCAAAAAGAGATGCAGGATCAACGGAAGCAGGCGGCCAATCGGGTTCAGTACCAGCAACAGCTCTTTGAATTAGAAAAAGCGAAGCGGAATTGACGGCCCGGCTAGAGGTTTTACAGCGGGAATTGGATGGGACACGCAGACAGCGTCGACTGCTCATTGAGGAGGAATCGGATCGGGTCGAATATGAGCACTGGGCTGAAGGGGAGCGGCGGCGGTTGCGGCAACCTAAGGAGGGGGGGATTTTTGATGAGGCGTTTAGAAGATCATTCTTTAGCGGGTCTGGAGTCGGTACAGAATAAAAATGGCTACGGACAGGAAAAAGAGGATGAGAAAGTGAGTCTAGATAGTCGTTATCCGTCTTCAGAAGAGACCAGTCCCAGGCGATTAAGACTATACATTGCGGGCGAAACGCCGAACTCGGTACGAGCGCAAAAAAATCTGCGTCAGGTGCTCAACCAGTTAGGGCGGTCTTGCTATACGGTGGAAGTCATTGATGTCTTTAAAGCGCCCCAGCGGGCTTTAGAAGATCGGGTCATTGTGACTCCGACGTTACTCTATTGTGCTGTGCAACCTCCACGGCGACTCGTCGGTAATCTCAGCGATGGCAGGGCTTTAGAGGCTTTTTTAGAATTATAGGAAGTGGCTGAACAGTAGGTTAGAGATCTCCAGGGCCAGTGCGGGATGACTAAAGCATCGCCGTGATTTTCCTGGTCGACGCCAATCTGCGCCTGGTCTCCCTCAGTCTCAGACCGATACTGCCAAAGATGCGTTCCAAGACGGGTCTGCCAACCCTAGCCGTAGCAGTAGATAGGGAGATGCGCCGCTGTCTCCATGGAATGTGTTATCCTCTGGAATCATTTGATCTTTTATCTCCATTCATCAAGAGTTATCACACAAAAAATGGAATTTGAATTGCTGACCCGTGCCGGTGCGGCCCGGCGGGGACGCCTTCGTTTTCCTCGGGGGACCGTGGAGACACCAGCTTTTATGCCGGTAGGGACCTATGGCACGGTCAAGGCTATGACCCCGGAAGAATTGCGTACCGGGGGGGCTGAGATTGTCCTAGGCAACACCTTTCATCTGATGTTGCGCCCTGGAACTGAAATTATTGCCAAGCACGGGGGGCTCCATGGTTTTATGCACTGGGAGAGGCCGATTCTGACCGACTCCGGAGGCTTTCAAGTGTGGAGCCTAGGAGCCATGGGAAAAATTACCGAGCAGGGGGTCAGTTTTCGCTCCCCCATTGATGGTCGTCCGGTTTTTCTGGGGCCGGAGGAGTCCATCGCCGTACAACGGCAGTTGGGGGCGGACATCGTGATGATCTTTGATGACTGTACTCCTTATCCTGCCACCAAAGAGGTCACCCGCCAGTCCATGGAATTGTCCTTGCGGTGGGCGGCCCGTTCCCGCGAGACCCATGGAGATTCTCCAGCGGCCTTGTTTGGGATTATCCAAGGGGGGATGTATGAGGATTTGCGAGATCAGTCGTTGCAAGGGTTATTGGAGATTGGGTTTGAGGGCTATGCCATCGGGGGGCTCTCTGTGGGGGAGCCGAAGGAAGCCATGGCGAGGATTTTGGCCCATACTGCCCCCCAAATGCCGGCGGATAAACCCCGCTATTTGATGGGTGTAGGGCGGCCAGAGGATATCGTGGAGGCAGTGCGTCAGGGGATCGATATGTTTGATTGTGTTATGCCCACCCGCAATGCCCGCAATGGCCATCTTTTTGTTCGGGGGGGCGTCATCCGCATCCGCAATAGCCCCTACCGGGACGATACCCGGCCTTTAGATGAGGGCTGTACTTGTTATACTTGCCGCCACTATAGTCGGGCCTATTTGCACCATTTGGACAAGACCCGGGAAATCCTCGGCTCACGCCTGAATACTCTCCATAATTTGCACTATTATCAAACTCTCATGGAGCAGCTCCGGCAGGCGATTGAACAAAACAGGTTGGAAGCGTTCGTCGCTGAATTTTATGCTGCACGTGCGCAGGACCCATTGCCTGTGCCATAATCAACAATTTAGTTCGAACAGGGAGGCAAATCACGTGTCAACTGTGCTAGATCTTTTCATTTCGTCAGCCTGGGCCCAGGAGCCGGCAGCGGCGCCACCCCAAGCAGGAATGTTTAACATTGTCTTTTTATTGGTCCTACTGGTTTTATTCTATTTCCTCTTGATTCGACCTCAGCAAAAGCGGGCCAAAGAACACAATAAGCTGGTGGAAGGATTGCAAAAAGGGGATGAAGTAATGACCGAAGGGGGCATTATGGGGCGCATCACTGAATTGGCGGAGAGTGTCGTGGCCGTGGAGGTCAGCGAAAATGTTGAAATCAAAGTACGGCGCCAATCCGTTGCCTCGGTATTGCCCAAAGGCACCCTTGAAAAGCTTTAAAAATTCTTAAGTTACCCTCGATGAACCGTTATCCTCTTTGGAAAAACTTGCTTGTGTTAGTCGTGGTGCTCGTTGGTATTGTCTACGCTGCACCCAATTTGTTTGGCGATACCCCGGCGCTACAGATCTCAGCGACTCGGGGTGCTAGCCTGGAACCGGAAATCTTGACCCGGGTGGAGCAACTGCTCAAAGAGCGGGGTTTGGACTATCAATCAGTCCGCTTGGAGGACCAGCGCCTTTTGGTCCGCCTCCGTCAAGCGGAGACCCAGCTCAAAGCTCAGGATGCTCTTCGGGAGGAATTGGGTTCGGATTACTCGATCGCCTTGCACTTGGCTCCTGCGACCCCCAGTTGGTTGCGAACCATTGGGGGTTTACCCATGAACCTAGGTTTGGATCTCCGCGGCGGAGTGCACTTTTTGATGGAAGTGGACATGGAGGCTGCAGTCCAGCAGGCGGAAGAGCGCTATGTGGAAGATCTCCGGTCTTTGTTACGGGAGAACAGGCTCCGTTACCTCAGCATTGGGCGGCTCAGCGCAGGAGGTGTCGAGATCAAGTTCCGTAATACGGAGCAAAGGGATCAAGCTGAAACCCTCATCCATGATGAATATTTCGACTTGCTGTTGCAGCCTGTGGAGGAGGGCGGTTCCCCTCGCCTAGAGATTACTTTAAGTGAAGAGGAAAAACGGGAAATCCAGCGTTTAGCCTTACAACAGAACATCACCACTTTACGTAATCGGATTAATGAGCTTGGGGTGGCTGAACCCACCATCCAGCAGCAGGGCCGGAATCGCATTGTAGTGCAATTGCCGGGTGTCCAAGACACGGCTCGAGCTAAGGAAATTCTGGGCGCGACGGCAACTTTGGAGTTTCGCCTGGTGGATGTGACCCATGATGTCCAACGGGCGGTGGAGGGCAGAGTTCCCGCCGGTTCCCGCCTCTATCATGAGCGGGGTGGGGCGCCCATCTTGCTTAAGAAGCGAGTGATATTGACCGGTGATCATATTATCGATGCTGCCTCGGGGATTGATCAGCAAAGCGGCAGTCCCGCGGTATTTGTCACCCTAGATGGCCAGGGTGCCCGTCTCTTCAGCAAGGTGACAGGGGAAAATATTGGTAAACCCATGGCAGTGGTCTTTATCGAGACCAAAACCGAGACCCGGGTGGAGGAGGGTGAGCCAGTCAAGGTCCACCGGCGGGTCCCCGAGGTGATCAATGTGGCCACCATCCGGGATCAACTGAGCAAGCGTTTCCAGATCACCGGACTCGATTCCACCGAAGAAGCCCGTAATCTGGCCCTGTTACTACGGGCAGGAGCACTGGCTGCACCTATTGATATTGTGGAGGAGCGGACGGTGGGTCCAAGCCTAGGGCAAGATAATATCGAAAAGGGTTTTCAATCCGTGGTAATTGGCTTTGCCCTGGTGCTGGTGTTTATGGCGATCTACTATCGGGTCTTTGGTCTCATTGCCGATTTAGCGTTGACGGTCAATCTGGTGCTGTTAGTCTCGCTGCTCTCCTTACTGCAGGCGACCCTCACTTTGCCTGGGATTGCGGGCATTGTGCTTACAGTCGGTATGGCGGTCGATGCCAATGTTTTGATTTTTCAGCGTATTCGCGAAGAACTTCGTAATGGCAATAGCCCTCAGGCCAGTATTGAAGCCGGTTATGCCAATGCCTTATCGACCATTGCGGATGCCAACATTACCACCCTGATTGCCGCGATAGTGTTATTTGGATTTGGGACAGGGCCCATCAAGGGTTTTGCGGTCACTTTATCTTTGGGTATTCTCACTTCCATGTTTACTGCCATTGTCGGTACCCGGGCAGTAATTAACCTCATTTATGGAGGGCGGCGTAAAGTAAAGCTAGCCATCTGAGACGTGGATATGAAGCTATTTAAAAAATCCTTTCGTATTGATTTTATGGGCAAGCGCCGCCTGGCCTTAATATTTTCTGGGGCGCTGTTTCTCACTTCCTTGGGTTCATTGATTTTCCAGGGCCTTAATTTTGGTATCGACTTCACTGGGGGGACTGTACTGGAAGTCGGGTATGAGCAGCCGATAGAGCTATCGGAAGTGCGCCAGGACTTGGGAGGTGCAGGGTTTGATGGCGCCATTGTGCAGCATTTTGGTACCACTCGGGATGTCCTCATTCGCTTGGCACCAGGGGCCGAACGCAATAGCGCTGAACTCAGTAACGAGGTGCTCGCCACCTTACAGGCCAACGGGGATAACTCGGTGACCATGCGGCGGGTGGAATTTGTGGGGCCGAAAGTGGGGGAAGAACTGACCGAGCAAGGGGGCCTAGCGATGCTGTATGCGCTGATTGGAATTCTGATTTATGTTTCTCTGCGCTTTGAGTATCGGCTTGCTATTGGTTCGGTGGTGGCTTTGGTTCATGATGTACTCATCGTATTGGGTATATTCTCCCTATTGCAATTTGAGTTTGACCTTACGGTACTGGCAGCTCTCCTTGCAGTTATTGGTTATTCCCTTAACGATACTATCGTGGTGTCGGACCGTATCCGAGAAAATTTCCGCAAAATACGCAAAGGGACGGCGGTGCAAGTGGTCAACACTTCTCTTAATCAGACTTTATCTCGTACTGTGATGACCTCTTTGACCACCTTGCTGGTTCTATTTGCCCTATTTATATTTGGTGGTGAGGCGATTCATAGCTTTTCCATGGCCCTTATTATGGGAGTCCTGGTGGGAACGTATTCTTCCATCTATATCGCGAGCCCTACGGCCTTAGCTTTGGGAATTAGTAAAGGAGATTTAATGCCCCCACCTGCCCCTCCTAAGGAAGGAGCGAAGTTAGATGAGCGGCCTTAGTTGAGGTGGGGGCAAAGCCCTAGGGAATTGACGATTAATTCTCTTTCTGGAGCTTGCCGGGTGACATGGCTTGGTAGAGGTGGGCGCGGGTCCAAGGTAGTTGGTTGTAAGTGTTCCGGGTAAAAGTTACTTGGAAAAGTTGTAAAAATCCGCTTAAAAAACTGGCTTGGGAACCCGCAAGATAGAAGCGCCAGGTGCGAACAAACTGCTCATCAAACATCTTTCTTATTTGGGGAGTGGCTTCCTCGAAGCGCTCCAGCCAATGAACCAGAGTCTTGGCATAATGGAGGCGAAGATTCTCAATGTCAATAATTGAAAAATTCCAGGGTTCAAAGATGTCTGCTGTCTCTTGCAGCGTTGGAGGGTAAGCGCCCGGAAAGATGCGGCGGCGTATCCAGGCATTGATGGGAAGAGGTCGGTTGCGACCGATAAAATGGAGCAAGCCTCGGCCTTCTGGTTTCAGGCTGCGGTGGATGGTCGCTCCCAGTTCAGGATAGCAGGCTCTCCCCACATGCTCTAACATTCCGACAGAGACAAAGACGTCAAATTGCCCAGCAATATTACGGTAATCGTCTTCGATAAATTGGACTCTATCGCTAATACCGGCGATGCGAGCTTGCTCCTGGGCGTAGCTAATTTGCTCGTGGGAGATATTGAAGGCTCGGACAGTCACCCCATAATGCTGCGCCATATAGAGAGAAAGGGCACCCCAGCCGCAGCCTGCTTCGACCACTGTTTCCCCCGGCTTGAGGGCTAGCTTTCGGCAAATATGTTCCATTTTTGCTATCTGAGCTTCTTCCAAGGTAGCCGCTGAGGTGGGGAAATAAGCGCAGGTATAAACCATGTATTGGTCTAGCCAAAGCCCATAAAAATCATTGCTAATATCGTAGTGATGATAGATATTGCCACGAGCTCGATGGAGCGTATTTGGACGCAGATCAAGGAGACGCTTGCGGAGGCGGCTCCACGGGGTAGGATAAGCGCTGGCAACCCGTTGATTATAAAGGTTATGTAGGGCCACCAAGTCGCCCTCGATATCCATTCTACCGGTGGTATAGGCTTCACCTACATTCAGTTCGGGATTGAGCAGGATTTTGAGCAAAGTGGTACGGTCGTGAATGGTGATATGGGCGACTACCGGCTCGGTGCTTCCACGAAGGCAGGTTCCATCCCATAGGGTGATATCTAAGGGGAGTCCTTCAATCGCTGATTGAAGTCGGGCGACTAGCCAGCGGTTGAGACCCTCAAGACGTTTTTCTCCACTGGAGAATTTTTCTAGCTCCGTTGTCATATAGCTTACTGTAACAGGTGAATGTGGGAGAGTTATCTCTAATTACAAAACATAGTTGCCAAGCCGTTGTTGTCAAGAATAAATTTTGGTTATTTCCCATCATGCTTTGCCAGTTATCTCTGGGGCAGCTATCATGAGAATTTCTCTAACTTTACTAACAATGATCGTTTTTAATTATTGTCTCCTTTGAAAAATGGTTTTTTTCAGATGCTGAGATATTTTGTATCCTTGTGTTTATTGCGTTCAGGACCTGCTGATGCGCCCCCTTCATCGGTTTTGTTGACCCAAACCCTGTTGGCCTATTTGGGTATAGGTTGGTTGATCTCCATACTTCATTTGGAGTTTGCCGATGGGTTGCTGTCAAGCGCCGTCGATACCGCCCTGTTAATCGGTATGACCGGTGGGTTACTGGCCGTGCGGGGTTACGGGGCCCGTTTACAGCAGACTTTAATTGCCCTCACGGGGGCGGGAATTATTCTTGGCGTTCTAGCGCTGCCCTTGCTGCTATGGCTTGATGCGGCGCAGCAAGCTGGGCTTCCGCCTGGGGTGGTCTCCCTGTTGCTGTTTGGACTCATGATTTGGAGTCTAGCGGTAACGGCCCATATTATGCGTCAGGCCTTGTCGGTCTCCTTTACGGTGGGAATCCTCATCGCGGTAATTTATGCCTTGGTCTCTATTCAAGTAATGAATTTTCTTTTTCCCCCTGCTTAAGCGAGACGCCGTTGATGCACCTCCACATTCTTGGGATTTGTGGCACCTTTATGGCTGGATTGGCGCTGTTAGCGCGAGAGTGTGGGTTTCATGTCAGCGGTTCTGATGCCCACGTTTATCCTCCTATGAGCGAGCAATTGCAGGCCGGGGGAATTGGGGTTCATGAGGGTTATGAGCCGGCGGCCTTAGACCCTACCCCGGATTTGGTGGTGGTGGGCAACGCCCTTTCTCGCGGTAATCCTGCTGTCGAATATGTCCTTGCGAAGGGGTTACCTTATACTTCGGGACCCCAGTGGCTAGCTGAGCAAGTTTTACAGGGGCGGTGGGTGTTGGCGGTAGCCGGTACCCACGGCAAGACCACCACTAGTAGCCTTTTGGCTTGGATATTAGAATACGCAGGTCATGGGCCGGGGTATCTTATCGGTGGAGTTCCCAGAAATTTTGGTGTTTCGGCCCAGCTGGGCCGGAGCCCTTATTTCGTGGTCGAAGCCGATGAATATGATACGGCGTTTTTCGATAAACGCTCCAAGTTTATCCATTACCGTCCCCGGACACTGATCCTCAACAACCTGGAATATGATCACGCCGATATCTTTCCCCACCTAGAAGCCATCCAGCAGCAGTTTCACTACCTCGTGCGCACGGTACCCAGTAATGGGCTTATCCTTGCGCCATCAGGGGACAATGCTTTGGAAGCCGTATTATCCCTGGGTTGTTGGACCCCGGTTGCTCATATTGGTATGGCCCAAGAGAAGGGCGGTGCTTTGACCGCTCATGCCGTGGCAGACGATGGCAGCCGCTTTGAAGTGTGGTGTGAGGATTCCTACCAGAGTCAGGTCTCTTGGTCGTTGCTCGGTCACCATAATGTGGCTAATGGTTTGGCGGCCATCGGTGCTGCGCATCATGCCGGGGTATCCATTGAACAGGCTTGTCAGGCGCTAGAACAATTCCAAGGGGTGCGACGGCGTCTAGAAGTCCGTGGTAAGGTGAATGGAGTGATGATCTATGATGATTTTGCCCACCACCCCACAGCCATTGCTAAGACTTTGGCCGGATTGCGGGCGCGGGTTGGCGAAGCTCGGCTCATTGCCGTGTTGGAACCTCGATCCAACACCATGAAATTAGGTATTCATAAGGATAGCTTAGCGCCCGCATTAACCTTGGCGGACCAGGTGCTTTTGTACCAACCTCCTGATCTTGCTTGGTCCTTAGCGCCCGTGATTCACTCTCTTGGAGCTAAGGCCTCCGTATTCGTTGATATTCAGGCGATTGTGGATAATTTATGTACCCAGGCCCAAGGGGGTGACCATATCGTCATTATGAGTAACGGGGGGTTTGGCCATATTCATCAACGACTGATCACGGCCTTACAAGGGGGAGGACAATGAACCCTAGGGAGGTGGCGGTGGCGATGACGGGTGCTTCCGGTGTTGTCTATGGGTTGCGGTTATTAGAGTGTTTGCTCAAGACAGAGGTGTCTGTGCATCTTTTGGTCTCTAGTGCAGCTCAGACGGTAGTGGCCATGGAAACTGATTTGCGTTTTCCCCCCCGACCCCGGGATTTGCAAAGATACTTAGCGGCCCATTTTTCGGTAGCGCCTGAATTACTTCATTGCTATAGTGAGATCCAGTGGACCGCCCCCCTAGCTAGCGGTTCCCACCGCATTCAATCGATGGTGGTTTGTCCCTGCACGGTAGGGGCTATTTCGGCTATTGCCCGCAGTGCCAATGATAATCTTATCGAGCGAGCCGCAGATGTCATGATTAAAGAGCAGCGCAAGCTGATCCTAGTACCTCGGGAAGCGCCTTTTTCGGTCATCCATTTGGAAAATATGCTGAGTCTAGCTCGGTTGGGTGCGGTTATTCTTCCTGCAAATCCGGGCTTTTACCATCAACCTCGCCGGGTTGAGGACTTGGTCGATTTTATTGTCGCACGGATTCTGGATCATATGGGGGTAGAACAGCACCTGCTGGCCCGATGGGGGGAGAGTGCTTCGTGACCATTTCCCCTCATTGGGGTTGGGGCGGAGAGCGTGGAATTCTGGCCTTTCTGACTTAATTTCGCTCTAAACGCCAGGCTACAATGATGAATATGAAACCCACGCCTGCCAATAGCCAACTGAGGAGAGGCGCTCCCGCTAATATAATCGGGGTATAATCGCTCAGCCCATAGATGGTGGCTGCCCCTATCAAAAGAGCTGCCCCTGCTATAGCTGTCGTGGTGCGCAAGCTCGCGCGGCGTATCTCTTGATGCAATTCTTTGAGATCATCGGCAGAGACGCGTACCTGCAACTGCCCTTTGCTGGCTTGTTTTGTGATCTCGTGGATGAGCAAGGGAAGTTCAGGTAAGGCATTCGACCATCGGGGAGCATTTTGCCGTAGATTGTTATAGGCGGCATGGGGACCCGCCTGCTCGCTCATCCAGCGCTCCAAGATAGGCTTGGCAGTTTGCCATAGGTCCAACTCTGGATAGAGGTCACGGCCTAGGCCCTCAATATTCAACAAGGTTTTTTGTAGTAATACCAGTTGAGGTTGGACCTCCATATGGAAGCGACGGGCGGTTTGAAATAACCGGGTGAGTAGCTGACCAAAGGAGATTTCCTTCAAGGGGCGGTCAAAGATAGGTTCGCAAACGCTGCGAATGGCAGACTCAAACTCATCAACCCGGGTGCCGACGGGAACCCAACCGGCATCCACATGAAGTTCAGCCACACGCCGGTAGTTATGGTTGAAAAAGGCCAGGAAATTCTCTGCCAGGTAGCGTTGGTCTTCGGGTCCTAAAGTCCCCATGATGCCAAAGTCAAGGGCAATATAATAGGGGTTTTGGGGATTATCGGCGGAGACTAAGATATTCCCCGGGTGCATGTCGGCGTGAAAAAAGTTATGGCGAAAAACCTGAGTAAAGAAGATTTCTACACCGGTTTCGGCAAGCCGTTTGAAATTTATTCCCTGACGCCGCAGCTCATTGATATTACCAATAGGGATGCCTTGAACTTGCTCCATGACGAGTACATTAAGGCGGGTGTAATGCCAATACACCAGGGGCACATAGAGTTTAGTGGAACCGATGAAATTGCGTCGTAATTGAGAAGCGGAAGCTCCCTCTCGGAGCATGTCTAACTCGTCATATAAATTCTTTTCTAATTCTGCCACGATTTCGCGAGGACGTAATCGCGGTCCTTCCGACCAATATCGTTCGGCGAGGCCTGCTAACATATAAAGAAGATCCACATCGCCTTGGATAACCCGTTTGATTCCTGGCCGCACGACCTTAACGACGACCTTGCTTCCATCATGTAGCTGAGCGGCGTAAACTTGAGCAATAGAGGCTGATGCTAGAGGTTCCTCCTCAAAAATAGCAAAGA harbors:
- the yajC gene encoding preprotein translocase subunit YajC, with product MSTVLDLFISSAWAQEPAAAPPQAGMFNIVFLLVLLVLFYFLLIRPQQKRAKEHNKLVEGLQKGDEVMTEGGIMGRITELAESVVAVEVSENVEIKVRRQSVASVLPKGTLEKL
- the tgt gene encoding tRNA guanosine(34) transglycosylase Tgt; its protein translation is MEFELLTRAGAARRGRLRFPRGTVETPAFMPVGTYGTVKAMTPEELRTGGAEIVLGNTFHLMLRPGTEIIAKHGGLHGFMHWERPILTDSGGFQVWSLGAMGKITEQGVSFRSPIDGRPVFLGPEESIAVQRQLGADIVMIFDDCTPYPATKEVTRQSMELSLRWAARSRETHGDSPAALFGIIQGGMYEDLRDQSLQGLLEIGFEGYAIGGLSVGEPKEAMARILAHTAPQMPADKPRYLMGVGRPEDIVEAVRQGIDMFDCVMPTRNARNGHLFVRGGVIRIRNSPYRDDTRPLDEGCTCYTCRHYSRAYLHHLDKTREILGSRLNTLHNLHYYQTLMEQLRQAIEQNRLEAFVAEFYAARAQDPLPVP
- the secD gene encoding protein translocase subunit SecD — its product is MNRYPLWKNLLVLVVVLVGIVYAAPNLFGDTPALQISATRGASLEPEILTRVEQLLKERGLDYQSVRLEDQRLLVRLRQAETQLKAQDALREELGSDYSIALHLAPATPSWLRTIGGLPMNLGLDLRGGVHFLMEVDMEAAVQQAEERYVEDLRSLLRENRLRYLSIGRLSAGGVEIKFRNTEQRDQAETLIHDEYFDLLLQPVEEGGSPRLEITLSEEEKREIQRLALQQNITTLRNRINELGVAEPTIQQQGRNRIVVQLPGVQDTARAKEILGATATLEFRLVDVTHDVQRAVEGRVPAGSRLYHERGGAPILLKKRVILTGDHIIDAASGIDQQSGSPAVFVTLDGQGARLFSKVTGENIGKPMAVVFIETKTETRVEEGEPVKVHRRVPEVINVATIRDQLSKRFQITGLDSTEEARNLALLLRAGALAAPIDIVEERTVGPSLGQDNIEKGFQSVVIGFALVLVFMAIYYRVFGLIADLALTVNLVLLVSLLSLLQATLTLPGIAGIVLTVGMAVDANVLIFQRIREELRNGNSPQASIEAGYANALSTIADANITTLIAAIVLFGFGTGPIKGFAVTLSLGILTSMFTAIVGTRAVINLIYGGRRKVKLAI
- the secF gene encoding protein translocase subunit SecF; protein product: MKLFKKSFRIDFMGKRRLALIFSGALFLTSLGSLIFQGLNFGIDFTGGTVLEVGYEQPIELSEVRQDLGGAGFDGAIVQHFGTTRDVLIRLAPGAERNSAELSNEVLATLQANGDNSVTMRRVEFVGPKVGEELTEQGGLAMLYALIGILIYVSLRFEYRLAIGSVVALVHDVLIVLGIFSLLQFEFDLTVLAALLAVIGYSLNDTIVVSDRIRENFRKIRKGTAVQVVNTSLNQTLSRTVMTSLTTLLVLFALFIFGGEAIHSFSMALIMGVLVGTYSSIYIASPTALALGISKGDLMPPPAPPKEGAKLDERP
- a CDS encoding ATPase domain-containing protein is translated as MAVNISAFQIRRSPLIDTIRKVLGDTGLEPGCLELELTESTLAIHFEEMICSQGEIPRGRTTVVIGGPGAGKTVFALQTAVNGIRQWGEPAIFVSFEEASSRIRTYMRHFTWESETLSEWELCFVDARLPPDAVQSGSFDLLGLLTMVHAKAREIRARRVIIDGIDALLSLLENAAQEQGELLRLQQWMESDELTCLMTSKTLFANPRHRQRYEFLNYLSDCLIMLESEVHRSLHSRTLHIAKYRGSGYLTNKFPALINTTGFNVVVAGTLELSYPVYEERVSSGIGRLDDLLRGGYIQGSSILVSGSPGTAKTTLGAAFAESACQRGETVVLVSFDEGSERIVANMRSIGIELGQSGHLQIASLRAGNYSPEAHYVAIHQLILERAPRFLILDPISALLGKGYLFGEEICGDLLVFAKSRGITLLCTSLLEDTAHQEESTASRISTMADTWIHLAYLARGGSVIAP
- the mpl gene encoding UDP-N-acetylmuramate:L-alanyl-gamma-D-glutamyl-meso-diaminopimelate ligase — protein: MHLHILGICGTFMAGLALLARECGFHVSGSDAHVYPPMSEQLQAGGIGVHEGYEPAALDPTPDLVVVGNALSRGNPAVEYVLAKGLPYTSGPQWLAEQVLQGRWVLAVAGTHGKTTTSSLLAWILEYAGHGPGYLIGGVPRNFGVSAQLGRSPYFVVEADEYDTAFFDKRSKFIHYRPRTLILNNLEYDHADIFPHLEAIQQQFHYLVRTVPSNGLILAPSGDNALEAVLSLGCWTPVAHIGMAQEKGGALTAHAVADDGSRFEVWCEDSYQSQVSWSLLGHHNVANGLAAIGAAHHAGVSIEQACQALEQFQGVRRRLEVRGKVNGVMIYDDFAHHPTAIAKTLAGLRARVGEARLIAVLEPRSNTMKLGIHKDSLAPALTLADQVLLYQPPDLAWSLAPVIHSLGAKASVFVDIQAIVDNLCTQAQGGDHIVIMSNGGFGHIHQRLITALQGGGQ
- a CDS encoding SAM-dependent methyltransferase; translation: MTTELEKFSSGEKRLEGLNRWLVARLQSAIEGLPLDITLWDGTCLRGSTEPVVAHITIHDRTTLLKILLNPELNVGEAYTTGRMDIEGDLVALHNLYNQRVASAYPTPWSRLRKRLLDLRPNTLHRARGNIYHHYDISNDFYGLWLDQYMVYTCAYFPTSAATLEEAQIAKMEHICRKLALKPGETVVEAGCGWGALSLYMAQHYGVTVRAFNISHEQISYAQEQARIAGISDRVQFIEDDYRNIAGQFDVFVSVGMLEHVGRACYPELGATIHRSLKPEGRGLLHFIGRNRPLPINAWIRRRIFPGAYPPTLQETADIFEPWNFSIIDIENLRLHYAKTLVHWLERFEEATPQIRKMFDEQFVRTWRFYLAGSQASFLSGFLQLFQVTFTRNTYNQLPWTRAHLYQAMSPGKLQKEN
- a CDS encoding circadian clock KaiB family protein, giving the protein MRRLEDHSLAGLESVQNKNGYGQEKEDEKVSLDSRYPSSEETSPRRLRLYIAGETPNSVRAQKNLRQVLNQLGRSCYTVEVIDVFKAPQRALEDRVIVTPTLLYCAVQPPRRLVGNLSDGRALEAFLEL
- a CDS encoding flavin prenyltransferase UbiX — its product is MNPREVAVAMTGASGVVYGLRLLECLLKTEVSVHLLVSSAAQTVVAMETDLRFPPRPRDLQRYLAAHFSVAPELLHCYSEIQWTAPLASGSHRIQSMVVCPCTVGAISAIARSANDNLIERAADVMIKEQRKLILVPREAPFSVIHLENMLSLARLGAVILPANPGFYHQPRRVEDLVDFIVARILDHMGVEQHLLARWGESAS